The Gloeomargarita lithophora Alchichica-D10 genomic sequence ACTACAGCAGAGAAAGATTTGGACAAGAAGTCTTAGAAGCATTGGTGATAGAAGCCTATAGAACAGAAAAAATTACTACTGCTGAGGTGGGGCATATCTTGGGATTACCCTCTCTCTGGGCTGTGGATGAGTTTCTCAAACAGCACAAAATTGATTTGCATTATGATGAAAATG encodes the following:
- a CDS encoding UPF0175 family protein; its protein translation is MQITINLPEELMKYYSRERFGQEVLEALVIEAYRTEKITTAEVGHILGLPSLWAVDEFLKQHKIDLHYDENDLENDRQTLQKLCINLNNSETYEGELSCTI